The stretch of DNA GACAAAGTTCCTATACAAATGGAGCATTATGTAGTAAATTTAATAGTTGGAAAATGTGTTGGAATATGTTGATAAAGAGAGAACTTAAAAAACGGAGGAAACCCAAATGCGCAAAACAAAAATCGTATGTACTATCGGTCCTTCCAGCGAGTCGTTAGAAAACACGAAGAAGCTGATTCTGGCAGGAATGAATGTTGCTCGTCTGAACTTCTCCCATGGAGATTTTGAAGAACACGGTAATCGAATCAAGACGATTCGTGCGGCGAGCCAGGAGTTGGGAAAAACGGTTGCCATACTGTTGGACACCAAGGGTCCAGAAATTCGTACAGGCAAATTGAAAGAAGAGCCAATCGAACTCGTACAAGATGAGTTCATTACGCTGACTACTGAAGAAATTCTTGGCGACAAAGACCGGATCTCTGTTACATATGAAGATCTGCCTGGCGACGTAGAAGTAGGCTCTACAATTCTTATCGATGACGGCCTGATTGGTTTGACTGTTGTTGACATTCAAGGCAAAGACATTAAATGCCGCATTGTTAACGGCGGAACAATCAAGAGCAAGAAGGGCGTTAACGTTCCAGGCGTAAACATCTCCCTGCCAGGGATTACTGAGAAAGACGCTAACGACATTGTGTTCGGAATCGAGCAAGGCATCGATTTTATTGCGGCTTCCTTCGTTCGTAAGGCCAGCGACGTGTTGGAAATTCGTGAGCTGCTTGAGAAACACAACGCGACTCATATCCAAATTATCTCTAAGATTGAGAACCAACAGGGTGTAGACAACCTGGATGAAATCCTTGAAGCGTCTGACGGTTTGATGGTAGCTCGTGGTGATCTCGGTGTGGAAATTCCTGCTGAAGAAGTGCCGCTCGTTCAAAAGAAAATGATCGAGAAATGTAATCGTGTGGGCAAGCCGGTTATCACGGCTACTCAAATGCTGGATTCCATGCAGCGCAACCCAAGACCGACTCGCGCGGAAGCAAGTGACGTAGCGAATGCGATCTTTGACGGTACGGATGCAATCATGCTCTCCGGTGAAACAGCTGCTGGTAAATATCCGGTAGAATCCGTATTGACGATGTCCCGTATTGCCGAAAAAGCTGAGTCTGCCCTGAAATATCGTGAAATCTTCGAGAAACAGAGCCATGCTCAACAAACAACGGTTACAGAGGCAATCAGTCAGGCAGTAGCAAGCTCCGCTATGGATCTGAATGCAAAAGCGATTCTGACTTCCACGGAATCCGGACATACCGCTCGGATGATTTCCAAGTATCGCCCGCAAGCTCCAATCGTTGCAGTAACTACAGAAGACAAAACCATGCGCCGTCTGGCGTTGGCATGGGGTGTAACTCCTGTTAAGGGGCAAGTTGCTTCTACAACGGACGAATTGTTTGATAATGCGATGAACGGTGGTCTGGAATCCGGCCTTGTCAAAGAAGGAGATCTTGTTGTTATTACAGCAGGAATTCCGCTTGGACGTTCCGGTTCAACCAACCTGATCAAAGTGAGCCAAGTCCAAAAGTAAGAGGATATTTATAAATATGAAGTTTAGTAAAAGCAATGGCTGCCCTTATAGGCACCATTGCTTTTTTGACTAGTATAGTAAGACTATGGAGTAGGGAGGCAAAACGATGAGCAGAGAAGAGCTTAAGAAGAAAGCCCTATGGTTTATGACAAGGCTGCGGGTCCGTTATCAGGAGACAGATCAAATGGCGGTTGTGTACCATGCAAACTATTTAACTTGGTTTGAAATGGGCCGTACGAATATGATTCGTGATCTGGGCTTCAGTTATTTTGAGATGGAAGAGCAAGGGGTTATGCTCCCTGTAATTGATGCGAATTTGAGCTTCCGACAGCCTGCCCATTACGATGATGAAATTGTAGTGTATACGCGAATGACTGTTTTCTCCAAGCTGCGGATTGAGTATGAATATGAGGTGCGGCGATTTTCAGGCTCTCTCCCAGAAGGCCCGCTGGTGTTAGGTCAGGGTGACGTTCAGGAACTTCCGGGGGAGCTGTTAGTGATTGGCTCTACCAAGCATGTATGGGTAGGCAAGAACGACTGGAAGCCTGTCCGGCTGGATAAAACTGTGCCAAAGCTGTACAATGCACTAGAGGGGAAATTAAGGACATGGAACTAAATGGCCCGTCAAACTTTGAACATTAAGGAGTTCTTTTATGCGCAAATGGATTGTCAGTCTGACTATACTAGTCCCGATTATAGAATTTTTTGGATTCATTTATGTTGGAGAGCACCTAGGGGTTGGTAAGACGATATTTTTGACACTGGCAACCTCTGTAATCGGCGGACTTATGATGCAATTTGAGGGCAAGAAGATTATGGCTGACGCCAAAGCACAGATGCAAGACAGGCAAATTCCAGGCAGAACAATGGTGGATGGAATTTGCATATTTGGGGGGGGCATTCTGCTGTTGATCCCTGGATTTGTCACCGATCTGATCGGTTTCATTATGGTATTCCCATTAACCCGTCCCCTTGTCCGTATACTTCTTCTGAAGTGGATTGGCAAGAAGATGAAGGATGGGACGATTACTTATTTTCGGCGGTAAGGATACGATCTAACCGTAAGAACACAACCATTAAGCACTTTTGCCTTGGGATTAATTTGGGGCAAGGTGCTTCTTTATTTTGTCCACAAAAAATGAACGCCTCCTTAAGGAAGCGTTCAAAGAGCATTAGACTAATGAAGTCTGCCGTGCACAATATAGTTTCTTAAGTCTCTGAAGACGCCTGTGCGGTAAACAGCAGCAATGACTACAAAGCTCACGGGGCCGATAATCAGGCCAAGAACACCGAACAGCTTGAGGCCTACGAACATTCCGACCAAGGTTGGTAAGGGATCGAGTCCTACACTGGTTGCAAGTACCTTGGGCTCAATCAGATGCCTTGCCACCGTGATAACTCCATAAAGTACAAGCAGGCCGATTCCCAGAGGGAGATTACCAATCATAAAGGTGTAAAGGATCCATGGAACCATAACGGTGCCCACGCCCAAGTAAGGGAGCAGGTCGACAAGACCGATTACAATCGCTAAGGTAAAGGCGGAATCTACGCGAAGAATGAGCAAACCAATAAGGACAATGACGGCTGTGATAGACACCATAATAAAAAGTGAGCGGAGATATCCGAATAGTGCCTTTTGCAAACTGGCCCATACATCTTTTGCTGTCTTGCGCAGAGGAGAAGGGAACCAAGCGGCGAGAGTGCGTGTATGCTTCTCCCAGTTCTTTCCGATAAAGAAAGTGGCCAAAATGACTACAATCAAGATGAGCAGTACGTTAGGCAGGGAAGTCAGAATGTTCACAATACCGCCGAGCAGATCGGAGACAAACCGAGATACCGCAGAGCTGATTGTTTCTGTCGTCTTGTTAATATTATTGTTGATCGTATCCTCATAATTCGGGTTGTCTGCAATGAACTTATTAATTTCCATAATAATGTTCTGAATACTATCGCTCTCGGTCCATTTTACAAAAAAATCACGAACCTGATCCACATGGATGTCAAAGGACTGTGTTAAGTGAATGACTTCTTTGACCATTCGTGTAACTGCTGCAGATAGCACCAGGGCAGCTCCGCCAAAGTAGACTAATAGTCCCAGCGTAACGGCAAGCCACCTTGGAAGCTTAACACGGTCTTGCAGAAAGCGTACAAAGGGCTTCATAGCGTAAGCGATAAGCCAGGCAATAAGAAATGGATAGAGCAGCGGGACGAGCCAGTATACCGCAAGGATAAGCAGGCCAAGTACGGTTAGTACCCAAACCCCGCGCAGGATTCTTTTTACGAGAATATTGTCCAATACGCTTCTCTCCCAACCTATTCTATTTGGCATGTGTAATATAGTATGCAGAAACCTGCCTTAAAAGGCAAATGAGCAGGTCTTGTTATTCTCAAGGGGGCTTGTCTGATGAATGAGATCTAAAGAAAAAGTTCCTTCCCTCATAACTATTCAGGCTTCAACAAGATATTCGTCCATTTCTTGTGATCTGCAAATGACATATACATATGGAAAATAACCTAAAAGGAAGGTGGTTGAATTGAAGTATCCGCAGAAAACAAGATCTGGATGCTTAAAGCTAAAAAGAAAATACAAACGCCGTAAGAATAATCAAAAATTCTGTTCAGGTAAAAAGCACTTATATAAAAAGCGAAAATTAAGATTGCACGGCTCCATGCGCCGCTGTAGATGGAAACGTAAACCGAGAAGAAGGTTATGTCCAAGTAAGCCGCGATTGCAGGCCCCGTCAGGCGTGCCAATAGTAGAAGGACGGCAAGGTCCCGCAGGTACTCCCGGAGCGGAAGGACGGCAGGGTCCAGCAGGCGTGCCGGGAGCAGAAGGACCGCAGGGTCCAGCAGGCGTGCCGGGTCCAGAGGGACCACAAGGTCCCGCAGGTGCTCCGGGTCCAGAGGGACGGCAGGGTCCAGCAGGCGTGCCGGGAGCAGAAGGACCACAAGGTCCAGCAGGCGTGCCGGGAGCAGAAGGACCACAAGGTCCAGCAGGCGTGCCGGGTCCAGAGGGACCACAAGGTCCAGCAGGCGTGCCGGGTCCAGAGGGACCGCAAGGTCCGGCAGGTGCGCCGGGAGCAGAGGGACAACAAGGTCCAGCAGGCGTGCCGGGCCCAGAGGGACCGCAAGGCCCAGCAGGTGCGCCGGGAGCAGAAGGGCCGCAGGGTCCAGCAGGCGTGCCGGGTCCAGAGGGACCGCAGGGTCCGCCTGGAGAAGTTATTATACCTGAAATAGCGGTCACTCCCACGATAAACCGATATTTTTATGTACCTGATACCGATCTTGATTTGTCTGTACCTGTGGCAATTCCCGCCTCTCAATTCACGGACGATAAGGGAGCTCATCCAAACAGCTTTTTCGGTGTAGATCCGAATAATATTATTAATCTTTATATAAACGGAATTCTTCAGCCTAATAACCTATACACAGTGACCTCGCTTAACTTATTTTTTCCTAACCAAGGCTCCGTGATTTATGCCGGTACACCTGTCGTGCTAGAAACGGTACAGTTAAAGGCGAGTGTTGTGATCTAGTATTTTTTAGTAGATTGCCCTCGCATCGCGTGAATCTTCTGCATTATATATTTTAGAGGACCGGAGGAATTTATAATTTTTGAATGATTCTGGTTCTTAAATATGAAAGGGGTAATGTATATGCCAATCTTAACACCGTATCAAAACAGCAGAAGATTCACCGCAACTGTGGGAGCCGGAACGGGAACGGGGGCTACCTTCGCAATTGCAGCCACTGCCTTCACCAATGATGCAGGTGCAGCTGCTACCGCATTTCCAGGCGTTTTTAACTACTACAACCTGTATGTGAATGGCGTCATGCAGACGGCTGATGTTTCTTCTGTTACAACTACAGCGATCACCATTCCAGGTGGCGATACGCTGGACCCGGGAACTCCGATTATAGTTCAGTTTGTCGTCTCATAACTTAGCTGCAAATTAACCTGTTAAAGGAAAGGCCTGCTTTTTAGGCTTTTCCTTTTTTTATCATTGGAGGTTGGTGAAGGTAGGATACATATAGTCAAGTTAATTTTTTGTAATCAACTGAGCAATCCAGGCACGTCTTATTTATTGGAGGTTCAAAAATACCGCGCTAACCATGGGGTTCCTAATTGAAACGCTTTCACATTCACTGCACTATAATAAATCCTTTATAATTATGATAAAACAATTTAATATAATCTACCCTTCTGAAATTGTTCCCTTAATCGTCAAAATCCAGTATGATGAAAGAAGGTTTCATACTATGTTATGTTTGTTCGCCAGGTGAAACACCTCGTCCCTGAAGACAATCCTAAAGCCTTCAGAGGGCTGGAGATCGCCTACCGGGTGAATCCATATTTTTGAATTTTTTGAATTGTAAATGTTTTCATCTGCTTGTTGCTTGATTTCGATCACAAAGGAGAGATGTAAAATGACAGCTACCAAGGGCTTAGAAGGCATTGTAGCAGCGACTTCTTCCATTAGTTCCATTGAAGATGGCGTACTCGCATATCGCGGTATAAATATCGATGAATTAGCAGAACATGCCACCTTTGAAGAAGCCGCATTCCTGTTATGGTACGGCCATTTACCGAGCAAAACGGAGCTCGAGGCTCTGCGGGAACAATTAAGTCAGTATGCTCCTATTCCAAAAGAAGTCATAGACCAGATCAAGCTTTATCCCAAACAGGCAAAATCGATGGCGGCATTACGCACTGCCGTATCCGCCCTTGCTTTGTATGATGAATCCGCGAATGACAACTCCAAGGAAGCCAATCAGTTGAAGGCGATTAAGCTGCAGGCCCAGCTTCCGACATTGATTGCAGCTTATGCCCGGATCCGGGATGGCAAGGAGCCGGTGGCCCCGTTACAGGGTGTGTCCATAGCGCATAACTTCCTCTACATGCTTACAGGTCAGCAGCCGGATGAGCTGTCTGTACAGGCACTGGACAAAGCGCTGGTGCTTCATGCGGATCATGAATTAAATGCTTCTACTTTCTCCGCTCGAGTTACCGTAGCCACATTATCGGACATCTACTCTGGAGTCACTTCGGCGATCGGCACGCTCAAGGGACCGCTTCATGGAGGAGCCAATGAAGCGGTTATGGAAATGCTGGAGGAGATTGGCGATCTAAGCAATGCAGAGCCGTATATTCAGCGGAAGCTCAGCAATCGAGAAAAGGTGATGGGCTTTGGACACCGGGTGTATAAGGACGGTGATCCCCGTGCTAAGCATTTGCAGAAGATGTCCCGCCAGCTGGGTCTCATTAAGGAAAATACCACCTTATATGATATTTCTGTCAAAGTGGAGCAGCTTGTCACTGCACAAAAAGGCTTGAAGCCGAATGTTGATTTCTACTCTGCGTCAGTCTATACTCTGCTGGGCATTCCGAAGGATTTGTTCACTCCAATTTTTGCAATTAGCCGACTGGCCGGCTGGACAGCTCATATCCTTGAGCAGCTGGAAGATAACCGGATTATTCGTCCTCGTGCCGAATATACCGGGCCGTTCAATCAGCCATATATACCTCTGGACATGAGATAACCGGATAACGCAAGTAATTATGTTACACTTATATGGTGGCAAGGCGGATCCAGATTACTTCTGCGCTCCGCCTCAAGGAAGCCCGTGTATAAATTTAACCCAAGTAAGAGGAGGAAGCAGCTACATGCTAAAACTAGAAAAATTCGACCTACCTACAGAGGGAGACAAAATTGAAATTCAAAACGGCAAGCTTCAAGTTCCGAACCATCCGATTATTCCCTTTATTGAAGGTGACGGAACAGGCCGCGACATTTGGAAAGCCTCGAAGCGCGTACTTGATGCCGCTGTTCATAAAGCATATAACGGGGAGAAAAGCATTGCCTGGTACGAGGTGTTTGCTGGGGAGAAGGCCTTCAATACATATGATGAATGGCTTCCTGCGGATACACTTTCGGCCATTCGCGAATATATAGTGGCGATTAAGGGGCCGCTGACAACACCGATCGGCGGGGGCATCCGTTCCTTGAACGTCGCGTTGCGTCAGGAACTCGATCTTTACGTCTGCCTGCGTCCGGTACGTTATTTCGACGGTGTGCCTTCACCGGTTAAACGGCCGGAGGATGTAGATATGGTGATTTTCCGCGAGAATACGGAAGATATCTATGCTGGCATTGAGTATCAGGAAGGCTCTGAGGAAGTAAAGAAGGTTCTTGCCTTCTTACAGAACGAAATGGGTGTAAAGAAGATCCGCTTCCCGGAAACTTCCGGTATTGGCATTAAGCCGGTATCTGAAGAAGGCTCCAAGCGTCTGGTGCGCGCCGCGGTTGAGTACGCAATCAAGCATGGGCGTAAGAGCGTCACTCTGGTGCACAAAGGAAATATCATGAAGTTTACAGAAGGTGCATTTAAAAACTGGGGCTATGAGGTTGCGGAACAGGAGTTTGGCGACAAGGTGTTCACATGGGCGCAGTATGACCGGATTAAAGAAGAGTCTGGGGCAGATGCAGCGAATGCGGCACAGTCTGAGGCGGAGCAAGCCGGCAAGATCATTATCAAGGATGCTATTGCTGATATCGCTTTGCAGCAAGTGCTGACTCGTCCAAAGGACTTTGATGTCATCGCAACACTGAATCTGAACGGGGATTATCTCTCCGATGCTTTGGCCGCTCAGGTCGGTGGAATTGGTATAGCTCCAGGTGCCAACATCAACTACGTGACAGGGCATGCAATCTTTGAAGCTACACATGGTACAGCTCCTAAATATGCGGATAAAGACGTCGTAAATCCGGGCTCCGTTATTCTGTCCGGCGTCATGATGCTGGAGCATCTGGGCTGGCAGGAAGCTGCGGACTTGATCTATAAAGGGTTGGAAACTTCCATTAATAATAAGACAGTTACCTATGATTTTGCCCGCCTCATGGAGGGGGCTACGCAAGTGAAATGCTCCGAATTTGCTGATGAAGTCATCAAAAATATGTAAGGGGTGCGGTCACTATGGCAATCAAACGCAACAAAATTACGGTAGTAGGTGCTGGTTTTACCGGTGCAACGACAGCTTTCATGCTGGCACAAAAGGAGCTTGGAGATGTTGTTCTTCTAGATATTCCGCAGCTTGAGAATCCTACGAAGGGTAAAGCGTTAGATATGCTGGAAGCAAGCCCTGTTCAGGGGTTTGACAGTGCCATAACCGGAACATCCAACTATGAGGATGCAGCGGATTCGGATATTGTCATTATTACCGCTGGGATTGCCCGTAAGCCTGGCATGAGCCGGGATGATCTGGTCAGCACGAATGCCGGTATTGTTCGTTCCGTGTGCGAGAATGTGAAGAAGTTCTGTCCAGATTCCACGGTGATTGTGCTGAGCAACCCGGTGGATGCGATGACCTATGCGGCTTATCAGACCCTGGGGTTCCCGAAGGAACGGGTCATTGGTCAATCCGGAGTGCTGGATACTGCGCGCTATTGTACTTTTATTGCCCAAGAGCTGAACGTATCGGTTGAAGATGTGCGCGGATTTGTACTTGGGGGCCACGGGGATGATATGGTTCCGCTTGTCCGCTACTCCAGTGTTGGAGGTATTCCAATCGAAGCTCTAATTCCTAAGGATCGTATTGATGCTATCGTGGAGCGTACCCGTGTGGGGGGCGGTGAGATCGTCAGCCTGATGGGGAATGCCAGTGCGTACTACGCCCCTGCCGCTTCACTCGTATTGATGACGGAAGCTATTCTGAAGGACAAGAAGCGTGTGCTCCCTGTAATTGCTCTGCTTGAAGGAGAATATGGGTACCATGATTTATTTATGGGGGTTCCTGTTCTATTGGGCGCCAATGGCATTGAGAAGATTTTCGAATTGGAACTGACTCAAGATGAGAAGAATGCATTAGACAAATCAGCGGCTTCTGTGAAAAATATCGTGTCCGTGGTAGGAGCTTAATCTTATAGCAGCGAATTCTTAAGCCCTCCTTCACCTAAGTGAAGGGGGGCATGCGTTTGCATGAAAATCTACAATCGCTATAATAAAAGAAGTATGGCTGAAAATATACATAGAAATTTTGAGAGGGTGAATGATTCGTGTATAAGTTTATTTTATTCCTGCACATTCTGGGGGCGCTTTCGTTAGGTTTCTACGTACTGCTGCCGCTAGTGATTGGACGTCTCGCTAGCTTGTCAGATGCCGCAAGAGAAGGAACATTGTCTGTCATTCGTTCACTGAACCGATTTGCCCAGTATGGTTTAATCCTCGAACTGCTAACCGGGGGCTATCTAGTGTCCCAGCGTGAATATTCTGTGCCGTGGATGATTGTCGTCGTTGTTCTCTTCCTTATCGCAGCAGGGCTTAGCGGCATGCTGGGTAAGCCTTTACGCCTTGCCATTGAGGCAGCTCGCAACAAAAAAGGACCTACAGCAGAGCTGGGGAAAATTCGCATGTTTACTGTGATCCAGGCTGTAGTGGTGCTTGTGATTCTATTTTTCATGGTCTTCCGTCGCATTATCTAATAAACATTTGCTTTCTGCAGCTCAGTGATCCGGTATATCTCACCTGGATCGCTGAGTTTTTTTATGCAGGGAGATAAAATATGGAATTTTAAGTGTAACTTTTTAGGTGAAAGATCGTGGACCTGTTAGGAGGGAGGATTCAGAGTGCGTGCGAAGCTCATTGGATGAAGTGTATAGACAATATATCGGAGAGCTGCAGCGATATCTGTACTTCCTGTGCAGGAATCATCATACAGCGGAGGATTTGGTACAGGAGACCTTTTACCGGGCTTATCTGTACTTGGAGAGTTACAGTGATGAGAAGGTAAAGGCATGGTTGTTCCGTGTAGCCCATAATGTCTTTATTGACAGACTTAGGAAGGAAGGGCGAGTTGACCTTTATGAAGCTGAATATTTTGAACGCGCTGCAGATAAGGAGACACCCGAGACGCTTTGGTTCGGTCATGAACTGTCCTTGAAGGTGAAGCGAATTCTGGAGGCGCTTCCGCTTGCTCAGAGACAGGCTTGGCTTCTTTATGAGGTGCACGGTTTTACCTATGCTGAAGGAGCTGGAATACTCGATATAAGTCTGGCTAGTTATAAGATCGCCTTGTTTCGAGCCAGGCACAAGCTGAGGGAAAAGCTGCAAGAGGGGGGATCATGCTCACATGACAGAGGATTTTAAAGCTAGGCTGAAAGCCTATGAGAAAGGTGAGCTGGAACAGGAAGAGAAGCTTCGCATGGAAGCCGAATTTGAGAAGCTGGAAATATATCAAGCCTACTTGGATGAACTGATGGGGGAGGAAACTAGGGTCTCCGTACAATACAGTCAGCGCCATCAGGGAGAGAGTGGCAAAAGTTCGAAAACGGCAAAAGAATACCGGATCTTGCGGCGAGGCAAATGGAAGATGCGCTGGAATACACTGCTTACGATGTTCAGTTTGTTCATTATAGTTTGGTTCGTAACCTATGTAGTGTCTGTTATCTACTACTCCACCGGCAAGCCGAACCGTGCCGAACTGATCAGAGATGTTGTCTCTTCGGCAGTAGCTGTGACGCAGCCGAATCGAACAGTTAATATGAATGAAGGCAGTTCATGGTTTTCCTTACAAATTAGTGGAGAGCTCAGTAAAAGAATCGGCAGCGAGAGCAAAATTACGGGCGAGATGACTCAGCATTTCTTGTTCAGCTGGGCTAGAACGGGAGAAGACACCAGCTTCGAAGATCAGCCGCAAGCTAGAGGAGGCTTGTTCTGCCTTCCTGGCAAGGGACCTTATGATTACTCGGAAGTCTGGAGCAAGCTGGATAAACTCCCGGAGGGAACGGTGACGGAAGCCTATTTATCCCTTGATCGTTATTTTTCAACAGATGAACTGCTGGCTCTCTTTAAGGGCCGAGATGTGGATGTGGTGTGGATGGCGGCTAGAACAGGTCAAGAGGGTGCGTCTGCAGAAGGAGATTCGGAAGTGCAACAACCTATGGGTTTCCCGGCGACACCGATATGGCATGAAGATGACTACACTATCATAAGTCGGCAAGTTACTGATAAGGGAACTGCGGTAAGCAGAAGATCCCCTTCGGTAGATGTATATGGCAGCGGGAAAATTCGGAATGAGAATTTTCTAAAAACTTTAAAATTAATCGGGCAGCACCCTTCCATGGTCAGACTTACAGCTCCGTCCGTTGACTTTAAAGCAGCGGCAAACTATGTAGAAAAGAATGGCGTACAGCTTTACGGAGTGGTCATTACAGGACCCACAAAGGAGATTCTTAAGCTCAAGCAAGAGAAATGGA from Paenibacillus sp. CAA11 encodes:
- the pyk gene encoding pyruvate kinase; this encodes MRKTKIVCTIGPSSESLENTKKLILAGMNVARLNFSHGDFEEHGNRIKTIRAASQELGKTVAILLDTKGPEIRTGKLKEEPIELVQDEFITLTTEEILGDKDRISVTYEDLPGDVEVGSTILIDDGLIGLTVVDIQGKDIKCRIVNGGTIKSKKGVNVPGVNISLPGITEKDANDIVFGIEQGIDFIAASFVRKASDVLEIRELLEKHNATHIQIISKIENQQGVDNLDEILEASDGLMVARGDLGVEIPAEEVPLVQKKMIEKCNRVGKPVITATQMLDSMQRNPRPTRAEASDVANAIFDGTDAIMLSGETAAGKYPVESVLTMSRIAEKAESALKYREIFEKQSHAQQTTVTEAISQAVASSAMDLNAKAILTSTESGHTARMISKYRPQAPIVAVTTEDKTMRRLALAWGVTPVKGQVASTTDELFDNAMNGGLESGLVKEGDLVVITAGIPLGRSGSTNLIKVSQVQK
- a CDS encoding acyl-CoA thioesterase translates to MSREELKKKALWFMTRLRVRYQETDQMAVVYHANYLTWFEMGRTNMIRDLGFSYFEMEEQGVMLPVIDANLSFRQPAHYDDEIVVYTRMTVFSKLRIEYEYEVRRFSGSLPEGPLVLGQGDVQELPGELLVIGSTKHVWVGKNDWKPVRLDKTVPKLYNALEGKLRTWN
- a CDS encoding FxsA family protein translates to MRKWIVSLTILVPIIEFFGFIYVGEHLGVGKTIFLTLATSVIGGLMMQFEGKKIMADAKAQMQDRQIPGRTMVDGICIFGGGILLLIPGFVTDLIGFIMVFPLTRPLVRILLLKWIGKKMKDGTITYFRR
- the ytvI gene encoding sporulation integral membrane protein YtvI, with product MDNILVKRILRGVWVLTVLGLLILAVYWLVPLLYPFLIAWLIAYAMKPFVRFLQDRVKLPRWLAVTLGLLVYFGGAALVLSAAVTRMVKEVIHLTQSFDIHVDQVRDFFVKWTESDSIQNIIMEINKFIADNPNYEDTINNNINKTTETISSAVSRFVSDLLGGIVNILTSLPNVLLILIVVILATFFIGKNWEKHTRTLAAWFPSPLRKTAKDVWASLQKALFGYLRSLFIMVSITAVIVLIGLLILRVDSAFTLAIVIGLVDLLPYLGVGTVMVPWILYTFMIGNLPLGIGLLVLYGVITVARHLIEPKVLATSVGLDPLPTLVGMFVGLKLFGVLGLIIGPVSFVVIAAVYRTGVFRDLRNYIVHGRLH
- a CDS encoding DUF4183 domain-containing protein; this translates as MPIVEGRQGPAGTPGAEGRQGPAGVPGAEGPQGPAGVPGPEGPQGPAGAPGPEGRQGPAGVPGAEGPQGPAGVPGAEGPQGPAGVPGPEGPQGPAGVPGPEGPQGPAGAPGAEGQQGPAGVPGPEGPQGPAGAPGAEGPQGPAGVPGPEGPQGPPGEVIIPEIAVTPTINRYFYVPDTDLDLSVPVAIPASQFTDDKGAHPNSFFGVDPNNIINLYINGILQPNNLYTVTSLNLFFPNQGSVIYAGTPVVLETVQLKASVVI
- a CDS encoding DUF4183 domain-containing protein, giving the protein MPILTPYQNSRRFTATVGAGTGTGATFAIAATAFTNDAGAAATAFPGVFNYYNLYVNGVMQTADVSSVTTTAITIPGGDTLDPGTPIIVQFVVS
- a CDS encoding citrate/2-methylcitrate synthase yields the protein MTATKGLEGIVAATSSISSIEDGVLAYRGINIDELAEHATFEEAAFLLWYGHLPSKTELEALREQLSQYAPIPKEVIDQIKLYPKQAKSMAALRTAVSALALYDESANDNSKEANQLKAIKLQAQLPTLIAAYARIRDGKEPVAPLQGVSIAHNFLYMLTGQQPDELSVQALDKALVLHADHELNASTFSARVTVATLSDIYSGVTSAIGTLKGPLHGGANEAVMEMLEEIGDLSNAEPYIQRKLSNREKVMGFGHRVYKDGDPRAKHLQKMSRQLGLIKENTTLYDISVKVEQLVTAQKGLKPNVDFYSASVYTLLGIPKDLFTPIFAISRLAGWTAHILEQLEDNRIIRPRAEYTGPFNQPYIPLDMR
- the icd gene encoding NADP-dependent isocitrate dehydrogenase, giving the protein MLKLEKFDLPTEGDKIEIQNGKLQVPNHPIIPFIEGDGTGRDIWKASKRVLDAAVHKAYNGEKSIAWYEVFAGEKAFNTYDEWLPADTLSAIREYIVAIKGPLTTPIGGGIRSLNVALRQELDLYVCLRPVRYFDGVPSPVKRPEDVDMVIFRENTEDIYAGIEYQEGSEEVKKVLAFLQNEMGVKKIRFPETSGIGIKPVSEEGSKRLVRAAVEYAIKHGRKSVTLVHKGNIMKFTEGAFKNWGYEVAEQEFGDKVFTWAQYDRIKEESGADAANAAQSEAEQAGKIIIKDAIADIALQQVLTRPKDFDVIATLNLNGDYLSDALAAQVGGIGIAPGANINYVTGHAIFEATHGTAPKYADKDVVNPGSVILSGVMMLEHLGWQEAADLIYKGLETSINNKTVTYDFARLMEGATQVKCSEFADEVIKNM
- the mdh gene encoding malate dehydrogenase, which encodes MAIKRNKITVVGAGFTGATTAFMLAQKELGDVVLLDIPQLENPTKGKALDMLEASPVQGFDSAITGTSNYEDAADSDIVIITAGIARKPGMSRDDLVSTNAGIVRSVCENVKKFCPDSTVIVLSNPVDAMTYAAYQTLGFPKERVIGQSGVLDTARYCTFIAQELNVSVEDVRGFVLGGHGDDMVPLVRYSSVGGIPIEALIPKDRIDAIVERTRVGGGEIVSLMGNASAYYAPAASLVLMTEAILKDKKRVLPVIALLEGEYGYHDLFMGVPVLLGANGIEKIFELELTQDEKNALDKSAASVKNIVSVVGA
- a CDS encoding sigma-70 family RNA polymerase sigma factor, giving the protein MRSSLDEVYRQYIGELQRYLYFLCRNHHTAEDLVQETFYRAYLYLESYSDEKVKAWLFRVAHNVFIDRLRKEGRVDLYEAEYFERAADKETPETLWFGHELSLKVKRILEALPLAQRQAWLLYEVHGFTYAEGAGILDISLASYKIALFRARHKLREKLQEGGSCSHDRGF
- a CDS encoding anti-sigma factor; translated protein: MTEDFKARLKAYEKGELEQEEKLRMEAEFEKLEIYQAYLDELMGEETRVSVQYSQRHQGESGKSSKTAKEYRILRRGKWKMRWNTLLTMFSLFIIVWFVTYVVSVIYYSTGKPNRAELIRDVVSSAVAVTQPNRTVNMNEGSSWFSLQISGELSKRIGSESKITGEMTQHFLFSWARTGEDTSFEDQPQARGGLFCLPGKGPYDYSEVWSKLDKLPEGTVTEAYLSLDRYFSTDELLALFKGRDVDVVWMAARTGQEGASAEGDSEVQQPMGFPATPIWHEDDYTIISRQVTDKGTAVSRRSPSVDVYGSGKIRNENFLKTLKLIGQHPSMVRLTAPSVDFKAAANYVEKNGVQLYGVVITGPTKEILKLKQEKWISFVRLGESELWNWR